The genome window ACCATTTAATCGGCTTCGTTTTAAAAACTCAGAAAATGACTTTTCgaattatttttgtgtttggaAAAGTAACAAACATCTAAAGTCTAAACGCACATAGGCTATACATAATTAAAACATCATCTATTTAAGCAAAGGGCAATACATTGATTTCATTTCAGAATTAAAAACACATAGACTTAAAGAGATTCCAAATAGCAGAAGGAAAAAATGATAAAAGTTTGAGATAATGGAAGTCCCAATTACACAGCACAAAGAAATGAAGTAGGACTAGGGGGTACAGGGATATCTACTGTCCCCTCCAGCATTAGTAAAACTTTCTTCATTGAAGGGCGGAGTGATGGTTCTTCTTGGATGCACCATAGGCTAATTCTTACCATTCTCTCTACTTGTCTCTTCTCCACTTCCTCTTCCCCAACTACTTTACTTACCTCACCCGCCTCAAAGCAATTGTAAACCCATTCTTCAAGAACTGCTTCGTCCTCACAAAGGCTCCAATCCACACTCTTTCGACGAGTGATTAGCTCCAATAGCACTATCCCAAAGCTGTATACATCTGCTTTTACTGTCACTGCCATCTTTCTGTGCCATTCTGGTGCCGCGTAGCCTCTTGTTCCTCTAACTCCTGTGTAAGTTCTGCTCTGATCTTGCTTCATATGCTTTGCCAATCCAAAGTCTGAAATCTTTGCCACACATCGATCATCCAAGAGTATGTTTTGAGGCTTTATATCGCAGTGGATGATTTGTGTTTCACAGTCTTCATGTAAATACAGAAGGCCCCTTGCTATATCTCGAGCAATGCCAATTCTGTCCTCCCACTCCCAGCATGGCTGTTTCTGTGGCGTGAAAAGTGTGTCAGCCAGAGATCCGTTGCTCATGTATTCATACACCAGAAGCCTTTTAGGTCCATCTATGCAGTAACCCAGAAGTTTCACTAAATTACGGTGATGGGTTTTACCAATAGCTTTCATTTCATTCTGAAACTCTATTTCCCCATCTTCCAAAACTTTTTCTAGCCTCTTCACAGCTACTAATTTCTGGGGTTCTGCCTGCACTCCTTTGAAAACTGTCCCAAATGCCCCTCTGCCAAGCTCTTCCTTGAAATCATTGGTAACTCTCTGTAATTCTGCATAGGTGAAAGCCCGGAGCCCAACATCCTTGCAAAACTGGCCATTATTATCTCTCTCAGAGATCTCTCTATATCTCCAAATCCTACTTTTGTGTATCAGCATCCCAGAGATTGCCAAGACCAGAATAGCAAAAGCTAATAATGAAATGCCCACAACTAAGATGCTGTCTTTGTGCTTCTGTTTTTTGCTTTCTGGGGAATGATCAACTAGACCTCCTCCTCCGATATTTGCAAGAAATCCAACCTTAATTAGAGCTACATTAGAATTATCAACAGACCTTCTTCCATATATGAGGGGCAGCCTTTCCTTTCCACATGCACCATCTTTAAACTGTGCTGCATCACAATTGCAGTCCTCCAGACAGGCTTGCATACACTCTTCTTTAGTTGAAGTTTTGAGAACCGCATAAGAATTGCTTTGCCACACTGTGTTGTCCACAGCtctcatttcataattaataccTCCACCTGTTGCTTTACAGCTTCTTGTACTGAAATTTCTACTGCATCCTGAACTCCAGTTGCCTGGAATTACAAACTCGAATCCTGGGAGACATCTGCATTCAGCGTCTTTGTCCATCATAGTGCAATAAGCATTCAGCCTGCACACACCTATTGGGGCGCATTTGTCATCCGTAGTTGACCATGAAACAGACCAGTTTCCATGACCAAACGGATGCGAATACACCCTAAAAATACCATCAACGTCTATTTTGGCAATATAAATTGTTTTTTCCTCTGGATTGCCTCTTGATGGGGTCAAGTTCTTGATAATATTGATGGTAGAATTGATCAAGTAAAGGCTACCATCTTCATCAAGATTTAGAGTAATATTATTACCTGTTCTATCAGTGTTGGATGCATAGTAAGCATTTTGGGGAATGTATGGACCTTGGAGTGGATATTGTACAAGGTTTCCGTCATCTTGCATGGCGATAGTGAAAATTCCATAGCTGTCATCATTTTCTGAAGCACTGGAAACCAATCGTTTTCCATTCAAAAGGCTCTGTCCAGGCAAAAGAGTGTTTGTTGGATTTTCAAAGCTCTGCCATATGATCTTCTCACCAGAAGCGTAGACCACGAaattgttggatatttatatagtaatgagattaatggttcagatgtctaccatgattactcaaataatatttggagttgtggagtagtaaatattattgagtttggtaGAGATGATTTTGGGTTGTTCGAGAAATCGCGAGAGATGactcgagaggtcagttcgtACGAGAGGTCGGTTCGAGGAGaaacgatgtctcgaactgagTTTGCGTGAATCGTTTTATCGATGTCTCGCAGGCAGGTCCGCATGGAAATGATGTCTCGCATGTTCTATAAATGCATGTGATTGCATGGTTTAAATATCTTTGACTTTGCATGTTCTTAGTGCAAATTAAAGATACTAAAATATGTGAGTAATGTATTAAATCACTTTACATGCGTGGTAAAACTTCACCTCTCGAATGGTGTTGTTTATGTATCTCTCGAATTGAAAGCATCATTTATCTCTCGAAGGCACGCATCGTTGTTGGTAATAATTAGCTGCTTGGCACACAAGTGTTCACATTTGATATTTCATGTTCAGCAAGTTAGCTTACACTTGAgatattaaaatactaattgTTTTGCATATGAGCATACACTTGATGCTAAGTAAATGAATTACTTTTTCATGCAATGTTGCAGTGTTTACGTAGAACCTTACTTCTCGAATGAGGTTGGTCAGTTCAGTTATTATGCATGTTGCTATGAACTTATTATTTCCTAATTACATGTACACatgtatttgaaatatttaagtTGTGGATATAATTGTTTGAATTATTTTCCATGCATAAGGCTCAGAATGCTACGTAAATAAATCCCAAGTCAGTTATATTAATATCTTTGGAGATATTAAcatgtgaatataatttaaaattatatttccaCATGTGTGTACATAACTGCCTGAACCAgaatggtgaaatccaaaagaatatattttatatatattttttgaaagtttTAAACTGGTATAAACTTCCAGCTCCTAACAGTTAGAATTTATTCCTATAAAATTCTAGGAGTGTCATCTGATCAAATacccaattttattttgcatGATATCTTG of Ipomoea triloba cultivar NCNSP0323 chromosome 3, ASM357664v1 contains these proteins:
- the LOC116012915 gene encoding G-type lectin S-receptor-like serine/threonine-protein kinase LECRK3, with protein sequence MSHLLLFYLFSAAIYTAAAAAQQISLGSSLTPTGKSSSWVSPNGHFAFGFYQQGSNGYAVGIFVAAIPERTPVWTANRDTTPIFPTNSTLVLKSDGRLVVEVRQDTINIIPTDGLPISSASMLDNGNFVVYASGEKIIWQSFENPTNTLFLVISNNFVVYASGEKIIWQSFENPTNTLLPGQSLLNGKRLVSSASENDDSYGIFTIAMQDDGNLVQYPLQGPYIPQNAYYASNTDRTGNNITLNLDEDGSLYLINSTINIIKNLTPSRGNPEEKTIYIAKIDVDGIFRVYSHPFGHGNWSVSWSTTDDKCAPIGVCRLNAYCTMMDKDAECRCLPGFEFVIPGNWSSGCSRNFSTRSCKATGGGINYEMRAVDNTVWQSNSYAVLKTSTKEECMQACLEDCNCDAAQFKDGACGKERLPLIYGRRSVDNSNVALIKVGFLANIGGGGLVDHSPESKKQKHKDSILVVGISLLAFAILVLAISGMLIHKSRIWRYREISERDNNGQFCKDVGLRAFTYAELQRVTNDFKEELGRGAFGTVFKGVQAEPQKLVAVKRLEKVLEDGEIEFQNEMKAIGKTHHRNLVKLLGYCIDGPKRLLVYEYMSNGSLADTLFTPQKQPCWEWEDRIGIARDIARGLLYLHEDCETQIIHCDIKPQNILLDDRCVAKISDFGLAKHMKQDQSRTYTGVRGTRGYAAPEWHRKMAVTVKADVYSFGIVLLELITRRKSVDWSLCEDEAVLEEWVYNCFEAGEVSKVVGEEEVEKRQVERMVRISLWCIQEEPSLRPSMKKVLLMLEGTVDIPVPPSPTSFLCAV